CTTTTAAGATCCTTTCGATCTGTTTTTCCCAAAGTACCATGCTTGAAAGCGGGCCTACGTGACCACCACATTCCCTTCCTTCAAATATGAAGTTAGTGGCTCCTTCTTTCAGGAAAATATCCAGTAATGCAGGAGATGGGACGTGAAGAAATGCTGTAATTCCGGCTTTTTCAAATACTTTGGCCTGAGCGGGTCTTCCTCCGGCAATGAGAACCACAGGTGGTTTGGCCTCCAATATATAAGATGTCTGCTCTTCACGGAGTTCCTGAGGTGCAAATCCTAAGATCCCTACTCCCCATGTTTTTTCCCCGGCCAGTCTTTTGGTTTCCATTACCAGAGATTTCGCAGCTTGTCCTTTCAGTAAAGACAACGCAACAAAAGGCAACGCTCCTGCTTCTGCTACAGCATCGGCAAATAAAGGAACATCGCTTACACGGGTCATTGGTCCCTGAGCAATAGGATAACGCAGGTTAAACTGCTTTGCCATCGCATTGTTTTCATCAATTACCTGAAGGGCTTTTGCCTGTTTCAGATGTCCGTACATTGCTTCTTTGAATCCGAAGACCAGTTTTTTAAGACTTTTAAAATCTTCATACAGATCTATGGCTAAGGAAATATCCTGCCCCATTGGGATATAGTTACTGTTAAGATCAAAACCGTTAAAATATTCCGTAAGTTCTTCAGCTGTGATATTTTCCGGTAACACGGGTGAATTAGGCCTTACCAGTACACGATGATTGGCTATAATCCTGGTTTCTGTTCCGTTCAATTTTGAGCAGAGATCTTTGATATCCTGCGGAACATTGGTTTCCTGAAACAGAGCCAGCTGACTGTCCAGCACCACTCCTGTTGCTCCAAGAGCTTTTACTGCTGCTGCCGTATGAATTCCTATCCCTCCCTGTACCCAAACAGGAATAGTAGTAATCTCTTTAATTACGCGCTGAAACAGCACAAATGTTGACTCATAGCCCACAAGCCCGGCAGCTTCGTTTCCTTTAACAATAATTCCTGTTGCCCCTAATTCTTCTGCTTTTCTGGCTTCTTCGAGACTGCTTACCTGGCAGATAACCGGTAAATCTGTAGCTACATTTAACGAAGCACCACATGGCAGAATGGCAAATTTTACTTTTTCAGGAATCTGAAGGGATAAAAACCGATCGTCAACAAGACAAATACCATAAGAAGGCATATCGGTGTGATCCAGTGCTTCCTGAGCAGCAGCCAGTTCATATCCTAAGTTTAGAACGGGAAACGCACCCGCCTGATGCAATTTAGGCAAAAGATTGACATCGGGTTTTTCAAAGGGTGTTAATCCAATAATGGTTAAGTTTTTCATGCATCTATAGTATTGAAGTAATAAATTGGAAATTCCATATCATAAGCCCACTTTTTATTGGTGAAAAAAGCAGAAAATTATGACGGAATAAAAATAGATAAATTATATTATATTTTCAATCATAAATGAAATTTGATAATAATTTTTTAATAATAAATTATTATTCAGTCAAATAAAATTAAAATAAAACAATTTATATTATTAATCCTCGAAACAATAGGGCACAATCCTAGTATTATAATTATAAACAATTATAATTAAATAATATTAGGCAAATATAGAAATAAAAAACAAAATATTTCAATAATAAGTGATTACTTTTTTCAATATTACAAAAATGTAATATATTCAAAAGAGGAGTTAAAATGAGCCAAAATTCATTAGTCAATTCAGGATGAAACAGATACGAATTCCCAGTTTATTTAAAAAAAATTCAAAATACAGTGGGAAATTATCTTTCTATTTTTGAAAATTTAACATGATGGAAAATGGGCTAAAGAATGGAAGTTATGATTGCATCGTAATTTCAGGTTGTTATCATAGACTTTCAGAATAAATTTGAGATCAAGTAGGATTTTATGACTGCTGATTCTGTTCTTAGCTTTATGCTTTTCTGATGGTATTGATATCACTTTTTGTAACGCAAAGTCTTGGCTTCTTTGCACATATTTTAGGGAGCAAAGCGTAGAATCAACTCCGTTGATCCGATGAAGCGATGGATTAGCCTTCGGCTGGTTTTTGATTCTTAAATAGTTGATCATTGTTCAAAAAACTACTGAAAATCTTTGATTTTCTGGCGCCTTAAAAGCAGCATAATGCTTTAATTTCTTTGCGCCCTTTAGCGTTAAACCAACAATACATTAAAAAAATATGCGTTATCTGCCACATCTGCGAGACAAAAGATCCTACAAAGACCCGTGTAATCCGAGGTATCTATGGGAAATTCTTAATATCAAAAAATATATTAAAATATACTCAGGTTATACTGCTTTACCAGATCCAAAATCATATGATATCCTGCCAACGAGTTTCCATGCTGATCTAATGAAGGGCTGAATACTCCTATTCCCATTTTTCCAGGTACACTTACGGTAATTCCGCCTCCTACACCAGATTTACTTGGAAGTCCAACCGTGCGGGCATATTCTCCACTGAACTCATACATTCCGGCAATCAGCATCTGTGATTCTATTAATTTGGCAGTTTCTGCGTTTTTGTAGGTGGAATCTCCATCAAAACGGGTACACTGATTCGCAAAGAAATATCCGATCTTGGCCAGGTCTTCTGCGGTCAGTTCAATGGAACACTGTTTGAAATAGTTATCTAACTGGTCTTCATCTCCTGAGATCAGTCCGTTATTTTTCATCAGATAAAACATTCCCCGGTTACGATGGCCGGTAGATTTTTCCGATTCATAAACGGATTTACTGTAATCAATTGACGTGTTTTTCGTAATGTAACGTACCATATCCAATACTTTAAGGAATGGCTTTTCTCCTTCTCCGGAAATCAGTGAAACAGTAAGGATAGCTCCTGCGTTCATCATCGGATTAAGCGGTTTTCCGGTTGTTTCCAGATTGGAAAAATGATTGAAGGGCTTATCGGATCCGAAATAGCCCATTTTATTAAAGACATCAGCCTCTCCTCTTTCATTTACCGCAATCATGAGGGCAATAATCTTGGAAATGCTCTGCATGGTAAATTTCTTGTGAACATCGCCTACGTTCAGCACTTTCCCATTTTTATCCACTACTGAAAAGGCAATTGCCTTAGCATCCATTTTTCCCAGCTCAGGAATATAATCGGCTACTTTACCCTGTGTATAATACGTTCTGTTCTTTTCCAAAATACTGCTTAATACTTTTTCTGAAACTACCGGAACGTCTACCGTTTTCTGGGCATAAGCCATTGTGTTAAAAGACAGAAAAGCCGCTATAAAGATTCCTTTTGCTGAAAACAGAATGCTATTTTTTTTCATGTAGAATATTTTCAATTATCTATTGGGATAAGTCCCGGAAGCAAAGATAAAATATTTTGTCTTGTGGAGGTTATTCTTTGAGAAATACATTCTGTTCAGTATTTATACCCAAAGCTTCAATTACTGATTTATACTCTACAACAGGTGTTTTCATCTTTGTTACTTTGTCATGCTCAGGTATTTTCATATCTGTGTGAGACCACAAAAACAAATAACACATGATCACAGAAAACTACGACGTTATCGTCATCGGAGGAGGAGCAATAGGCCTGGCCACGGCTTATCATCTGGGTAAAAGAAAGGCAAAAGCCCTAGTTCTGGAGCAGTTTACTTTTATGAATCAATTGGGAAGTTCAGCCGGAGTTTCCCGCCAGTTCCGAATCCCCTATCCGGATGAATATATGGTGCAAATGGCTCTGGAATCACAACCGTATTGGGATGAACTGCAGAAAGAAACGTCTACACAGCTTCTTGATAAGGTAGGTACCCTTTGGTTTGGAGATCCTGAGGTACATTCCACTGAAGGAAATATTGCTGAAGCTGAAGCGTCTTTAAAAGCATTAAAAGTCCCTTACACAACTCTTACCGCAAAAGAAATTGAGCAAAAATACCACTTCAGAAACCTTCCGGAGAATTATACCGGACTATTTCAACCGGATGGAGCCAGCATCAATTTTAAAGCAACTCTTGAAACGCTTTTGAATCTGTGCACAAAAGAAGAAACGGTTCATCTGGAGGAGAACTCGCCTGTTCTTCAAATTAATCCCAAAGGCGAACTCTTTGAGATTACTACACCTCACGGAATTTATATTACCAAAAAACTGGCCATTATTCCTGGTCCGTACATCAACAGTGTGATTAATTTACTGGATTTTAAAATAGAAGCGACTTACTGGAATATGTCTTCTGCTTATTTTAAAAAGACAGATCCTGAGATACAGTACCCGACCTGGTTTGTCTTCCAGAATTCTATAGAAAAAAACGGCAATCAGTTTTATGGCTTCCCTTCTGTTGACTGGGATCATCCGGAATACATCCGGGTAGCACCGGATTTTGTCATCAACCCCTTAGAGGAACCTAATGACAGGACTTTAATTCCCAATCCGCAGGAACTGGCCTATACTTCTGAATGGATACAGACCCATATGACAGGGCTAAGTACACAACCGGAATACACTTCCACATGCCTTATTGCTTTAAGTACGATTCCTGATAAGGAACTGCTGATAGATTTTGCCCCTCCTTATGTTTCCAATTATAAAAACATCGTGGTATATGCTACCGGGTGGGCTGCAAAATTCACCCCTTTTTTAGGAAAAATCATGTCTGATCTTGCCTTAGACGGAAAAACAGATTTTAATATTAAACCTTTCCGCTTAGGACGCAAATATTTTCAAGCCATTTAAAAAACCATACAACCATGAATAAAAACACGCCATTGAATTCAGGAATGCATCCTGATCTAAAAATAGAAGTCGCTGTTATCGGAGCCGGAACTTCCGGACTGTATACAGCTTATCGTCTGGTAACTGATCAAAGATTTAAAGCCAGTGAAGTACAGATCTTCGATATGAGCAATAAGCTGGGCGGAAGACTGGAATCTGTCATTATGCCCGGGATGAATTTCTGGGGCGAATTGGGCGGGATGCGCTACCTGACTTCCCAGGAAATAGTAACAACACTCATTGAAGGCTACCCTCTCACAGAAAGCGATCTGAACAAACGAACTCCTGTCCTGAAAGATAAAATGACACCCATCCCTTTTCCAATGGGCGATCCTTCAAAGCTGTTGATGTATCTTCGTAAAGAACGTTTCAAACAGGATGCATGGACGGTTGCACAGAGAGAAAATAAAAAGCTGGCGACCCGGTATTATCTGAATGATGACGACGACGGATTCAGCTCAGACCAGCTGTTCAATAAAATTATCTATGATGTTTTAATGGCTGATTCATGGGTTGCCAAGACCTATAGAAGCAAAATCATCAAAGGAGCTTCAATTTATGATTATTCTTTTGAACTGACCAGTAAAGACTGGGATGATATAAAACCAAAATTAATGTACAATTTTCCCGGTTCTCCTTACAATAACCGCAAGGTAAATGATATTGGTTTCTGGAATCTGATCAAAGACCAGGTATCACAGGAAGGATATGAGTTTCTGGCCAATGCGGGTGGATACTATTCAAATACCATCAACTGGAATTCTGCGGAAGCATTTCCTTATATGGTTGGAGATTTTTCGGCAGGAACTATTTACAAAACCATTGAAGAAGGATATGACAGCATTGCCTACGCAGTCGCCAATTCTTATATGGAAAATAAAGAGGCCTGCATCTGGTCTGAAAATAAACTGCTGACGTTCACCAAAGAGCATCCTTTAACTCATACGCATAAATACCTGCTGACGTTTCTGAACCTGCAAACCAACAAAGAATGGAACGTTTATGCCAACAGAATTGTCCTTGCCATGCCTAGAAAGTCTCTGGAGCTTATGGATCAGAACAATTTCTTTTTTAATGGTGATGAAAGTTCAGCTCTGAATAAAAATATCCGCTCTATCATTATGGAACCGGCCTTCAAAATCTTAATGGGCTTTGAACATCCATGGTGGAAAAAACTGAAAATTGATTCGGGACATTCGATTAGTGATCTGCCTATGAGGCAATGCTATTATTTCGGAACGGATCATGAAACGGATAATTCTATGCTACTGGGAAGCTACGGCGATATGGAAACTGAAACCTTCTGGAAAGCTCTTACCGATGATAAGGTTCTTTTTAAAGTAAAAGCAACCCAATCAGCTTCTCTGAAAGAACTGCATCAATTGGATGATGTTCAGGCTACTCAATTGATGGTCAATGAACTGATGAACCAGCTTCGGGAACTGCATGGGCCGGATTTGACTATACCGGAGCCTTATGTAACCTATTTTAAAGACTGGACTGATGATCCTTTTGGCGCAGGATACCATGCATGGAAAGCAGGATTCTCTGTAAAAGATGTTATGCCTTATATGAGAAATCCAATTACGGATGAACAGATTCACATTTGTGGAGAAGCTTATTCTGACCAGCAGGGATGGGTGGAAGGAGCTTTCTGTGAAGCGGAAAAAATGCTGCAGGAACATTTCGGACTGGACAGGCCGTACTGGCTGAGCCCTGATTATTATCTGGGATGGTAAACACAAATACATTATATTCAGTAAAGCTCCGGAGCATTCCGGAGTTTTATTGTATTGCTCACAATGCTTATTTTAGAATGAGATTTTACAAAAAGATTTTTCATCCTGACAGGCTGTTGTCATAAATCCTTCTTACATTTACATAATCAACAGAGACAAAATAACAGGGAATTACCATGCAAAAAGTAAAGGAAAGACTTACGGTTTATGTCAATACAAAAACGGAATGGCGCCAATGGCTTCAGGAAAATCATCAGACGGAACAATCCATATGGCTTGTCTGCAACACCAAAAAATCGAGCTTACCTACCATAAGCTGGAGCGAACTGGTTGATGAAGCTCTTTGCTTTGGCTGGATCGACAGTACCAGAAAAACGATTGACGAATCCTCTTTTGTACAATTGTTCAGCAAGCGTAAACCCAACAGTACCTGGTCAAAAATCAACAAGGAAAAAATCCAGAGACTGATTGACAACCAAATGATGACTGAAGCCGGCTATGAAACGATTAAAACAGCAAAACAAAACGGCTCATGGACCATTTTAGACTGCGTAGAAGATCTAACTATTCCTAAAGACCTGGATGAAGCATTTAAAAACTATTCAGGTTCAGAAGATTATTTTTTAAGCCTTAGCAAATCCATGAAAAAAATGCTGCTACAATGGATTGTTCTTGCCAAACGGCCGGAAACCCGAAAGAAACGTGTTGATGAAATCGCAGAACTCGCAGCCCAGGGAAAGAAACCAAAACAATTTTGATTGACATCCACAATAAAATATGAAAGGCTGGAAGATGGAAGAAGGAGACTGGAAGTTACTTTTAGTTATAGACATTGAAAGCCATCATAAAATCAAATTATCTTAAAACAGATCAGTACTTATTCTTAATGACCTTCATAACCTTCCTCTTCCCTCTCCCGGCTTCAAACCTATATCAACCCTGAACCGAGGTTTATCAATAAAATAAATTCATCCTATTTATCTTCTTGTCTATTCCTTATTTTTGCAAAGAATTAAACGACGTAACAGTTTACTTTAAATATGGACGATATATTTTCTAAAAGCGATCAAATCGGAGTAGTTTCCACTTTTTCTGAACTTGTTAACACCCATTTTCAGGGAAGTATGAATGCCATCTGCTGGCACAGGAATTTAGCCGGAGATTTTAAGGAAATTGTATCTAAGCTTCAGCTAAAAGATAATATTACAGAAGTTTCCACCGAAGACCTTTTGGCATTGCAGCTCTCAGAAGAAGGCCATACTGCCAGAGAAATTATCTTACATGACTTACAGCAGTTAACAGATTTCGGAGCGTCCCCTACCCTTAATTTACTAAA
This region of Chryseobacterium vaccae genomic DNA includes:
- the glsA gene encoding glutaminase A, encoding MKKNSILFSAKGIFIAAFLSFNTMAYAQKTVDVPVVSEKVLSSILEKNRTYYTQGKVADYIPELGKMDAKAIAFSVVDKNGKVLNVGDVHKKFTMQSISKIIALMIAVNERGEADVFNKMGYFGSDKPFNHFSNLETTGKPLNPMMNAGAILTVSLISGEGEKPFLKVLDMVRYITKNTSIDYSKSVYESEKSTGHRNRGMFYLMKNNGLISGDEDQLDNYFKQCSIELTAEDLAKIGYFFANQCTRFDGDSTYKNAETAKLIESQMLIAGMYEFSGEYARTVGLPSKSGVGGGITVSVPGKMGIGVFSPSLDQHGNSLAGYHMILDLVKQYNLSIF
- a CDS encoding FAD-dependent oxidoreductase, translated to MITENYDVIVIGGGAIGLATAYHLGKRKAKALVLEQFTFMNQLGSSAGVSRQFRIPYPDEYMVQMALESQPYWDELQKETSTQLLDKVGTLWFGDPEVHSTEGNIAEAEASLKALKVPYTTLTAKEIEQKYHFRNLPENYTGLFQPDGASINFKATLETLLNLCTKEETVHLEENSPVLQINPKGELFEITTPHGIYITKKLAIIPGPYINSVINLLDFKIEATYWNMSSAYFKKTDPEIQYPTWFVFQNSIEKNGNQFYGFPSVDWDHPEYIRVAPDFVINPLEEPNDRTLIPNPQELAYTSEWIQTHMTGLSTQPEYTSTCLIALSTIPDKELLIDFAPPYVSNYKNIVVYATGWAAKFTPFLGKIMSDLALDGKTDFNIKPFRLGRKYFQAI
- a CDS encoding flavin monoamine oxidase family protein translates to MNKNTPLNSGMHPDLKIEVAVIGAGTSGLYTAYRLVTDQRFKASEVQIFDMSNKLGGRLESVIMPGMNFWGELGGMRYLTSQEIVTTLIEGYPLTESDLNKRTPVLKDKMTPIPFPMGDPSKLLMYLRKERFKQDAWTVAQRENKKLATRYYLNDDDDGFSSDQLFNKIIYDVLMADSWVAKTYRSKIIKGASIYDYSFELTSKDWDDIKPKLMYNFPGSPYNNRKVNDIGFWNLIKDQVSQEGYEFLANAGGYYSNTINWNSAEAFPYMVGDFSAGTIYKTIEEGYDSIAYAVANSYMENKEACIWSENKLLTFTKEHPLTHTHKYLLTFLNLQTNKEWNVYANRIVLAMPRKSLELMDQNNFFFNGDESSALNKNIRSIIMEPAFKILMGFEHPWWKKLKIDSGHSISDLPMRQCYYFGTDHETDNSMLLGSYGDMETETFWKALTDDKVLFKVKATQSASLKELHQLDDVQATQLMVNELMNQLRELHGPDLTIPEPYVTYFKDWTDDPFGAGYHAWKAGFSVKDVMPYMRNPITDEQIHICGEAYSDQQGWVEGAFCEAEKMLQEHFGLDRPYWLSPDYYLGW
- a CDS encoding YdeI/OmpD-associated family protein, with the translated sequence MQKVKERLTVYVNTKTEWRQWLQENHQTEQSIWLVCNTKKSSLPTISWSELVDEALCFGWIDSTRKTIDESSFVQLFSKRKPNSTWSKINKEKIQRLIDNQMMTEAGYETIKTAKQNGSWTILDCVEDLTIPKDLDEAFKNYSGSEDYFLSLSKSMKKMLLQWIVLAKRPETRKKRVDEIAELAAQGKKPKQF